The sequence CAACCGATTGAAGCGTTCGGCATGGCGCGTATGCACCAGGACATTCATTTTCACCTTGCGGCCCATCTCAGCCAGCGCCCGGCAGATTTCCAGGTTGCCCAGGTGCGAGCCGACCAGCAGTTGGCCGCGCGGTGCTTCGAGCTCGGCGTGCAGATTCATCCGGTCGTGCAACACCAGCCTGTCGAGACCGAGGCGGCCGCCCCAGGCGTCGAGCTTGTCCAGCAAGGCGTCGGCGAAGGTGGTGAATTGCCGGAAGACGCTGCGCCAACTGGGCGTCAGGTCGCGGCGACCGCTCCAGTCGGCGAGATGGCGTTGATAGGCCCAGGCGCTCTGCCGCGCGCTGCGGCCAAACAGGTAGAAATACAGCACGATCAGGTACAGCAACGGCGCCATGGCGCGTCGGCCGAGCAGACGCACGGCCGCCGCGGTGAGCTTCATCAAGGCGAAGCTGCCGCGTTCGCGGTGTGCCGCCCAGTGTGAGCCGGGCACGGCTTTGTTGCTCATCCGCGCCACCGACGCCAGAGCAGGGCGGGCGCGCGCAGCAGCATGCCGCCGAACAGCCGGGCATGCATCGATGAGATCAGCAGGTTGTCGCGCCACAGGCGGAAGTGCGAAACGCCATCAGTGGGGTAATGCACGCGCGTCGGCAGCCAGACCATCGGCTGCTCGCGCCAATGCAGGCGCACCAGGATTTCCGTGTCGAAATCCATGCGCTGGCCCAGCGCCGTCGAGTCGAGCAGAGCCAGGGTGGGCTGCAGCGGATAGACGCGAAAGCCGCACATGGAGTCGCGAATCGACAGTGACAGG comes from Stutzerimonas stutzeri and encodes:
- a CDS encoding glycosyl transferase, with the protein product MSNKAVPGSHWAAHRERGSFALMKLTAAAVRLLGRRAMAPLLYLIVLYFYLFGRSARQSAWAYQRHLADWSGRRDLTPSWRSVFRQFTTFADALLDKLDAWGGRLGLDRLVLHDRMNLHAELEAPRGQLLVGSHLGNLEICRALAEMGRKVKMNVLVHTRHAERFNRLLDQSGANHLRLIQVSELDPAIMMELSRRLDAGEWLAIAGDRVPLHGARIATADFLGQPAHFPQGPWLLAGLLQCPANLLFCLKHGQQFHVHLEPFAERIQWRRGERDAVVQQWVQRYADRLAARCLEAPLQWFNFYPFWNTHDQR